Sequence from the Candidatus Eisenbacteria bacterium genome:
GCCGGGCCCGGGCGATGCATCGGAAGCGCAGCCGACACCGGTTGCGCTTCCTGCTTTTCCAGGCCGCGGCAGATCGCCTCCGGGCTCCCATGCTCACCCCTCGGGGCGGAACAAGGCGCAATCAGGAGGGAGGAACTCCCTCAAGATCCGGAACAGCCCGGCCGAAATTTCCCCAGACTTCCGATGGATGGCGCACCTTCGCCCTGTCCCCTCCCCCCGGGACCGGTCGCCGCGTTCGACCCGGGGAGGATGAGGCCGTAAGGATGCCCTGCAGCCAGAAACAGAACCCCGTGTTCAGGGAATTGAGCTACGCCATCGCGGCGCATGGGAACTGGAAGCAGTCCATGCGCAAGGCGCTCGACGGGGAGGCCTGTGACCTGACCCCGGCGCGGGTGCGCGACGATCACGCCTGCGACCTCGGCAAGTGGCTCTTCGAGGACTGCCCTCCCCAGATCCGCACCACCCCGCGGTACGCGGAGGTGGTGCGGCTGCACGCCGAGTTCCACGCGCACGCCACCCGGGTGCTGGACATGGCGCGCGCGGGGCTGTTGGCGGAGGCCCGGCTGGAGGTGGAGGGCGAGGGGGAGTTCACCCGCAGGTCCCTGGCGCTGGTGAAGACCCTGCTGGAGTGGAAGGCCGAGGCGGCCTAGCGCGCGGGTGTCGCGGCGGGTCGCGGGCTCCCGGCAAGTTCCCACGAGAAGGCGCCCCGGGCACTCCCCGGGGCGCCTTCCCTTGAGCCACCTGGCACGCGCGGAGGGATCCGCGGGCCCGGGACCTAGCCCGGGGCCCCCGCCTCCGCCACCGGGGTCACAGGCCGGGCCTCCTTGAGCCCCTCCGAGCCTCCCTGCACCTGGCTGCGGGCCACCGGGTTGCCCGGGTCCAGCTCCAGCACGGTGGCGAACTCGGCGCGGGCCTCGGCGTCCCGCTCGGTGCGGCGGAGCAGCCAGCCCAGTTCCAACCGGGCCTTCACGTAGGCGGGATTGATCCTCAGGGCTTCCTTCAGCTCACGCTCGGCGCCGTCGTAGTCGGAGAGACGGGCCAGGCAGCTGCCCAGGTGCTTGTGAGCGTCGGCGTAGGCGGGGTTGAGCTGCACGGCCTTCTCGAGCCAGGCGCGGGCCGACACGTCGTCGCCGCGGCGCACCACCAGCCGGCCCATCGCCAGGTGCGCCAGGCCATATTCCGGGTTCAGCACCAGCGCGGCCTTCAGCTGTTCCTCGGCCGCATCCAGCTGGCCGGCCTCGAAGTAGGCGGTGGCCAGGTTGAAGCGCAGGTCGGGGTAGTCGGGCCAGATCTCGATGGCCCGGCGGAACTCCTGGATGGCCCCCGCGTGCTCGCCGCGGGACAGCCGGATGTAGCCCAGGTCGGCCGCACCCTCGGCCAGCCCGGGGTCCTGCTCCACGGCCAGCGCCAGCTCCCGCACCGCGCCCTCGGTGTCGCCCAGGGCGTAGGCCACCAGCGCCAGGTAGTTGCGCGCGCGGGCCATGTGCGGGTTCTTCACCAGCAGCTGCTCCAGCGTGAGGCGCGCCTCCTCCAGGCGGCCCTGGAGATAGCGCGCCACCCCCAGGTGCAGCCGGAGGTCCGGGTATTCGGGATGATGTCCCAGCGCCGTCTCGAACACCTGTGCCGCGCGCGAAGGCTCCCCGCGCAGGAACCAGGACTGTCCCAGGTGCACCTGCGCCTCGGCGTACCGGGGATTCACCCGGATGGCCGCCACCAGCTGCTCGGTGGCCTCCTCCAGCTGCCCGGTCTCCTTGAGCGCCACGCCCAGGCGGCAGTGCAGGTCGGCGTAACCCGGCGTCTCGGCCAGGGCCTTTCGCAGCTGAGGGATGGCGTCGTCCACCAGGCCGCGGTTGTACAGGTCGATGGCCGCGTTCAGGAACTCGCTGCTGCGGGTCTGGTGGTCCACCGTCTCGCGCATCTCGGTGAGCAGGTCGTCGGTAAGGGCGGTGTAGGCCTGCAGGTGGGCGCCGGAGCGCAGCCGGAAGCCGCCCTGGGAGAGCTTCTCCAGGGTGGCGTGGACGGCGTCCTGGTCGCCCATCGCGTGCGCCACCAGCACGCGGTAGCAGCGCGCGGCGGTGTAGCCGTCGTTGCGGGCCAGCGCCGCGTCCAGGCTGGCGGCGGCCTCCGGATGGCGCTGCAGGCGCCACAGGGCCACGCCCAGGTAGTGGTGCAGGTCGGCGTAGTCGGGGTTCTCGGAGACGGCCTTCTGGAACTCCGCGGCGGCGCGCTCGGCGTCCCCCTTCTGGAGGTAGGCCAGGCCCAGGTTGGCGCGCGTCTCGGCCGCGTAGAACAGACCCAGGTTGTAGTAGGGATTGCCCGGGTCGCGCCCGTCACGGATCACCTGCTCGAACTCGAGGATCGCCCGGTCGTAGTCGCGCTGGTTGAAATAGCGGATTCCGCGGTTGTAGTGCTCGTTGTCACCCCAGCGGAACAGGCGCGTAAAAAGGGACATGCAACCTCCAGCCCGGGCCCGCGCCCGTCTTGGGGGCCCCGTCCGGGACCCCCCAAGGTACGGTTATCGGCCGACCGGGCGGCGGACTCAAGGCCCGGCCCGCCTCGCGCGTGGCGCGCGGGGGCCGGGGCCCGGCCGCTCCCGGTTCAGCGCACCTGGCGGCGCAGGAACGTCGGCACCTCCAGGTTGTCCCGGGAGAACATCTGGGTGAGCCGCTTCATCGCCCCCGGGCGCTCCTGCCGCATGAAGGCGGGCTGCGCGAGGTCTTCCGGGTTGTAGTGCCCGTCCGTGGGCGGCGGTTCCACCAGCGAGATCCGCGGCGAACTGACCTTGCCGAAGCCGGTCGCGATCACCGTGATCGAGAGCTCCCCTTCCATGGCCGTGTCGATGACCGCGCCGAAGTACACCGAGGCGTCGGCGCCGGCCTCCTCCACCACCAGGTTCACCGCCTCGCGGACCTCGTGCAGGCTCAGGTCCAGCCCGCCGGTCACGTTCACCAGCAGCGCCTCGGCGCCCTTGATGGACACGTCCTCCAGCAGCGGGTTTTCGACCGCCTGGCGCGCCGCCTCGAAGGCGCGGTTGGCGCCGCTGGCCCGGCCGCTGCCCATCAGCGCGTGGCCGCGGTCGGCCATCACGGCGCGGGCGTCGGCGAAGTCCAGGTTGACCAGTCCCGGCACCGCGATGATGTCGGTGACGCTCTTGGTGGCCTTCAGCAGCACGTCGTCCACCACCCGAAACGCCTCGTTGAGGGGCGTGCTGGCGTCCACCACCGAGAGCAGCCGCTCGTTGGGGATCACGATCAGCGTGTCCACGTGCTCCTTGAGCGCCTCCAGCCCGCGATCGGCCTGCTCGCCGCGGCGCCGGCCCTCGAAGGAGAACGGCTTGGTGACCACCGCCGCGGTGAGCGCGCCGCGCTGCCGCGCGATGGAGGCCACCACCGCGGCGGCGCCGGTGCCGGTGCCCCCGCCCATGCCGGCGGTGACGAACACCATGTCGGCGCCCTCGAGCGCCTCGGCGATCAGGGCCTCGTCCTCCTCGGCCGCCTGGCGGCCGATGTCCGGGTTGCCGCCGGAGCCGAGCCCCTTGGTCAGGCGCCCTCCGATCTGCAGCTTGCGCGGAGCCGTGGAACGGTTGAGCGCCTGCATGTCGGTATTGGCGACGATGAAGTCCACGCCGCTCATCCCGGAGTCGATCATGCGCTGCACGGCATTGCCGCCGGCGCCGCCGGCGCCGATGACCTTCACGCAGGCCAGCCGGTGCTGCTCCACGGGCTCGATCTCGAAAAGCATGCTCGTCCTCCTTGACGGGTTCGCGAACCGTTCATGCCTGGCGCGGGGATCCGGGCTTCCGTGCCCGTCGCATCCGCGCGTCTCTCGTTCGTCATGATGCTGCTTCCGGACCGGGCTCCTACGAGACCAGGTCCTGGATCCACTGTCGAATGCCACCCAGCCGCGAGCCCAGCCGTCCGGCCGCCTCATCGGGCTCCTCCTGGAACGCGTGCAGCAGCAGTCCCACGCCCGTGGCGAACCGCGGGTCGCAGGCCTGCTCCGGCAACGCCTCCACGCCGCCGGGCACGCCCACGCGCACCGGCAGCTGGAAGATCTCGGCGGCCAGTTCCGGCGCCCCGGACAGGAGTGCGGTGCCACCGGTGAGGACCACCCCGGCGCCCACGGCGTCGAAGTAGGGATTGCGCCGCACTTCCCGCAGCGCCAGCTGGAAGATCTCCTCCATTCGCGGCTCGATCATCGAGGCCAGCAGGTGTCGCGAGATCTCGCGCGTCTCCCGCCCGCCCACCCCCGGCACCAGGATCAGCTCGGAGGCGTCCACCTTCGAGGCCAGCGCGCAACCGTGGTGGATCTTCAGTTCCTCGGCCTTCTCGAAGGGCGCTCGCAGGCCGATGGCCAGGTCGTTGGTCACGTTGGCCCCGCCCAGCGGCAGGATGGCGGTGTGCCGGATGCTGCCCTCGTGGAACAGCGCCACGTCGGTGGTGCCGCCGCCGATGTCGATCAGGACCACGCCCATCTGGCGCTCGTCGGGCTCCAGCGTGGAGTGGCTGGAGGCCAGCGGCTCCAGCACCAGGTCGCGCACCTTGAGCCCGGCCCGCGAGATGCCCTTCACGATGTTGCGGGCCGCGGTGACCGCACCGGTGATGATGTGCACGTCGGCCTCGAGCCGCACGCCGGTCATGCCCAGCGGGTCGCGGACGCCGTCCTGGTCGTCCACGATGAACTGCTGGGTGATGGCGTGGATGATCTCGCGGTCCACCGGGATGGCCATGGCGCGGGCCTGCTCCAGGGCGCGCGCGATGTCCTGCGGCGTGATCTCGTTGTCGCGCCGCGCCACCGCCACCACGCCGCGGCTGTTGATGCTGCGGATGTGGTCGCCCGCGATGCCGGCCACCACTTCGCGCACCGGGAAGCCGGCCTGCTGTTCCGCCTCGTCCATGGCGGCCTCGATGGCCGCCACGGTCTTCTCGAGGTCCACCACCACGCCGCGGCGGAGGCCCTCGGAGGGCGCCTGTCCGAAGCCCACCACGCGGGGCTGCGGCCCGCCGTTCATCTCGGCCACGAAGGCGCAGATCTTGGTGGTCCCGATGTCCAGTCCTGCGATACGTCGCGTCTTGCCCATGGGACGGCTCCTAGCTGTGGGACGGGGACGCGGCCGAAGCGGGAACGGCGGTCCCGCCCTCCACCACGACCTGGTCCCGGAATCTCAAGTCGATCACGCGC
This genomic interval carries:
- a CDS encoding CZB domain-containing protein translates to MPCSQKQNPVFRELSYAIAAHGNWKQSMRKALDGEACDLTPARVRDDHACDLGKWLFEDCPPQIRTTPRYAEVVRLHAEFHAHATRVLDMARAGLLAEARLEVEGEGEFTRRSLALVKTLLEWKAEAA
- the ftsZ gene encoding cell division protein FtsZ, with the translated sequence MLFEIEPVEQHRLACVKVIGAGGAGGNAVQRMIDSGMSGVDFIVANTDMQALNRSTAPRKLQIGGRLTKGLGSGGNPDIGRQAAEEDEALIAEALEGADMVFVTAGMGGGTGTGAAAVVASIARQRGALTAAVVTKPFSFEGRRRGEQADRGLEALKEHVDTLIVIPNERLLSVVDASTPLNEAFRVVDDVLLKATKSVTDIIAVPGLVNLDFADARAVMADRGHALMGSGRASGANRAFEAARQAVENPLLEDVSIKGAEALLVNVTGGLDLSLHEVREAVNLVVEEAGADASVYFGAVIDTAMEGELSITVIATGFGKVSSPRISLVEPPPTDGHYNPEDLAQPAFMRQERPGAMKRLTQMFSRDNLEVPTFLRRQVR
- a CDS encoding tetratricopeptide repeat protein, coding for MSLFTRLFRWGDNEHYNRGIRYFNQRDYDRAILEFEQVIRDGRDPGNPYYNLGLFYAAETRANLGLAYLQKGDAERAAAEFQKAVSENPDYADLHHYLGVALWRLQRHPEAAASLDAALARNDGYTAARCYRVLVAHAMGDQDAVHATLEKLSQGGFRLRSGAHLQAYTALTDDLLTEMRETVDHQTRSSEFLNAAIDLYNRGLVDDAIPQLRKALAETPGYADLHCRLGVALKETGQLEEATEQLVAAIRVNPRYAEAQVHLGQSWFLRGEPSRAAQVFETALGHHPEYPDLRLHLGVARYLQGRLEEARLTLEQLLVKNPHMARARNYLALVAYALGDTEGAVRELALAVEQDPGLAEGAADLGYIRLSRGEHAGAIQEFRRAIEIWPDYPDLRFNLATAYFEAGQLDAAEEQLKAALVLNPEYGLAHLAMGRLVVRRGDDVSARAWLEKAVQLNPAYADAHKHLGSCLARLSDYDGAERELKEALRINPAYVKARLELGWLLRRTERDAEARAEFATVLELDPGNPVARSQVQGGSEGLKEARPVTPVAEAGAPG
- the ftsA gene encoding cell division protein FtsA codes for the protein MGKTRRIAGLDIGTTKICAFVAEMNGGPQPRVVGFGQAPSEGLRRGVVVDLEKTVAAIEAAMDEAEQQAGFPVREVVAGIAGDHIRSINSRGVVAVARRDNEITPQDIARALEQARAMAIPVDREIIHAITQQFIVDDQDGVRDPLGMTGVRLEADVHIITGAVTAARNIVKGISRAGLKVRDLVLEPLASSHSTLEPDERQMGVVLIDIGGGTTDVALFHEGSIRHTAILPLGGANVTNDLAIGLRAPFEKAEELKIHHGCALASKVDASELILVPGVGGRETREISRHLLASMIEPRMEEIFQLALREVRRNPYFDAVGAGVVLTGGTALLSGAPELAAEIFQLPVRVGVPGGVEALPEQACDPRFATGVGLLLHAFQEEPDEAAGRLGSRLGGIRQWIQDLVS